The segment GCGCGCGCCGCGGCGCTGGACCACGTCTCCCGCCGCCTCGCCGAGCGGGCCGACGAGGTGGCACAGCTGATTACTGCGGAAAACGGCAAACCGCTCAAGTGGGCACGGGCCGAGGTGGGCCGCGGCGTCTCCACGTTTCGGTGGGCCGCCGAGGAGGCGCGCCGGTTCGCCGGTGAACTGCAGCGCCTGGACACGGACCCGGCGGCCGCGGGCCGGGTCGCGGTGGTGCGCCGCTTCGCGCGGGGACCGGTGCTCGGCATCAGCCCGTTCAACTTCCCGCTCAACCTCGTCGCCCACAAGGTCGCACCGGCCCTCGCCGTCGGCGCGCCGATCATCCTCAAGCCGGCCCCGGCCACCCCGCTGACCGCGCTGCTGCTGGGTTCGCTCCTGGCTGAGACGGACCTGCCGGCGGGCATGTTCTCGGTGCTGCCCGTGCCCAACGACCGGGCCGGCGCGCTGGTCGAGGACCCGCGGCTGCCGGTCGTGTCGTTCACCGGCTCGGGCCCGGTGGGGTACGCCATCCGCGACCGCGTGCCGTACAAGCACGTGACGCTGGAACTGGGCGGCAACGCGGCGGCCCTTGTCTGCGGCGATTGGTCATCGATCGAGGACCTGGACTGGGCCGCGCAGCGGGTCGCGCTCTTCTCCAACTACCAGGCCGGGCAGAGCTGCATCGCGGTACAGCGCGTCTTCGTGCACGAGTACCTCGAGGACGCCTTCGTCCCCCGCCTTGTAGCGGCCGTGGAGGCCCTGAAGACCGGCGACCCCTCCGACGAGTCCGTCGACGTCGGCCCGATGATCAACGAAGACGCCGCCAAGCGGGTGGAAGCCTGGGTCGACGAGGCCGTGGCCGCGGGCGCCACCCTCGCCGCCGGCGGCCGGCGCGACGGCGCCACCTTCCCGCCCACCGTGCTGACCGGCGTACCGGCCGGCGCCAAGGTGGTCACCGAGGAGGTCTTCGGCCCGGTGCTCGCCGTGGCCCGGGTGACCGACGACGCCGCCGGCTTCGCCGCGATCAACGACTCCGCGTTCGGCCTGCAGGCCGGCATCTTCACGCACAACCTGCAGACGGCCTTCACCGCCCACCGCACGCTCGAGGTGGGCGGCGTCATCATCGGCGACGTGCCGTCGTTCCGCGCCGACCAGATGCCCTACGGCGGCCTCAAGGGCAGCGGCGTCGGCCGCGAAGGGCTCCGCAGCGCCATGGACGACTACACCGAACCGCGCGTCATGGTCCTCACCGGCGTCGACCTCTAAAGATCAAGATCAAGAAAGGGGGCCACCGCGGTAGCTCGGAAAATGAAATGGATCAGCTCTTCAGGGCGGACGAGACGAGCGCCTGGCCCTCCTCCTGGAGCTGGGCCAGGTGGTCGTCGCCCTTGAAGGACTCGGCGTAGAGCTTGTAGACGTCTTCGGTGCCGGAGGGGCGGGCGGCCAGCCAGCCGGACTCCGTCACGATCTTCACGCCGCCGATCGCCGCGTTGTTGCCGGGCGCGTGCGAGAGGACGGCGGTGATCGGGTCGCCGGCCAGGTCGCTCGCCGTCACCTGGTCTGCGGAGAGCTTGGACAGCACGGCCTTCTCCTCGCGGCTGGCCGGCGCGTCGATCCGGGCGTACGCCGGGGCGCCGAACCGCTCGGTCAGCTCCGCGTACCGCTCGCTCGGCGACCGGCCGGTGACCGCGATGATCTCGGAGGCCAGCAGGCAGAGGATGATGCCGTCCTTGTCGGTGGTCCACACCGAGCCGTCGCGCCGCAGGAACGAGGCGCCCGCGCTCTCCTCGCCGCCGAAGCCCACGCTGCCGTCGACCAGGCCGTCGACAAACCACTTGAAGCCGACCGGCACCTCCATCAGCCGGCGGCCGAGGTCGGCGGCCACGCGGTCGATCATCGAGGAGGAGACAAGCGTCTTGCCCACGGAGGCGTCCGCGGCCCACTCCGGCCGGTTGCGGTAGAGGTAGTCGATCGCGACGGCCAGGTAGTGGTTGGGGTTCATCAGGCCGCCGTCGGGGGTGACGATGCCGTGGCGGTCGGCGTCCGCGTCGTTTCCGGTGGCCACCTGGTACGCGGTGCGCTGCTCGATAAGCGACGCCATCGCATAGGGGGACGAGCAGTCCATCCGGATCTTCCCGTCCCAGTCCAGCGTCATGAACCGCCACGTCGGGTCCACCAGAGGGTTGACCACCGTCAGGTCGAGGTCGTGGCGGCTGGCGATCTCGTCCCAGTACGCGACGCTCGCGCCGCCCAGCGGGTCGGCGCCGATCCGCACGCCGGCCGCGCGGATCGCGTCAAGGTCGACCACGCTTGGCAGGTCGGCGACGTACGTGCCGCAGAAGTCGTACCCCTCGGTCGTCCCGGCCGCCCGCGCCCGCGCGACGGTGACCCGCCGGACCTCCTTGAGCCCGCTCTCCAGCAGCGCGTTCGCCCGGTCCTCGATCACCTTGGTGACGTCGGTGCCGGCCGGACCGCCCGACGGCGGGTTGTACTTGAAGCCGCCGTCCGCCGGCGGGTTGTGTGACGGAGTGACGACCACACCGTCGGCCAGCCCGCTCGTCCGACCCCGGTTGTACGTGAGGATCGCGTGCGACACGGCCGGCGTCGGCGTGTAACCGTCGCGGCTGTCCAGCCGCACCCGCACGCCGTTTGCCGCGAAGACCTCCAGCGCCGACAGCATCGCGGGCTCGGAGAGCGCGTGCGTGTCGCGTGCCAGGTAGAGGGGGCCGTCGATGCCGTGCTCGGCCCGGTACTCGCAGATGGCCTGGCTCATCGCGACCACGTGGTCCTCGTTGAACGCGAGCTTGAGGCTGGACCCCCGATGTCCCGAGGTGCCGAAGGCGACCCGCTGCCCGGCCTCCGACACGTCCGGCTTCCCCGTGTAATAGGCGGACACGAGGTGGGGCACGTCGACGAGATCGCCGGGCTCGGCAACGCTACCGGCGCGAGGGTGAAGCCGGGCAGTATCGGACACGACGTATCCTCTCGGGAAGTTGGGAAGCGGTTTCGATCGTAGTCGCGTGGGAGGCTTCTGTTGGCGGGAGACATTCGAGTCGTGGCGTTCGACCTCGACGACACACTCGCCGTGTCGAAGTCTCAAATCGACGACCGCATGGCGAAGCTTCTCGCCCAGCTGCTGGCCCAGGTCGACGTGTGCGTCATCTCGGGCGGACGGTTCGAGCAGTTCGATACCCAGGTGCTGCGCCATCTGGACCTCGACACGGGCGTGCGTGAGCGGCTGCACCTGATGCCCACCTGCGGCACCCGCTACTACCGCTGGATCGACGGCGACTGGGGCCTGGTGTACGCCGAGGATCTCACCGAAGAGGCCAAGGACCGCATCGTGTCGGTGCTGGTCGAGGGGGCGAAGGCGCTCGGCATCTGGGAGCCCGAGCCGTGGGGCGAGATCATCGAAGACCGCGGCAGCCAGGTCACGTTCTCGGCGCTGGGGCAGCGTGCGCCGGTCGACGCCAAGTACTCGTGGGACCCGGACGGCGCCAAGAAGGCGGCGCTGCGCGACTACGCGGCCGCCCGCCTGCCCGACCTGGAGGTGCGCAGCGGCGGTTCGACGTCGGTCGACGTGACCAAGAAGGGCGTCGACAAGGCGTACGGGATGGGCCGGCTCATGCAGCACCTCGAGCTGTCCACCGACGAGGTGCTGTTCGTCGGCGACCGCCTCGACGAGGGTGGCAACGACTATCCCGTCAAGGCGATGGGTATCCGGTGCGTGGCGGTAACCCGCTGGCAGGACACCGCCGAGTACGTGGAGCGGCTGCTCACCACGCTGCCGGCCGCACTACCCGGCGACGTTTAGGATCATCGCAGCGTCCCGATGGATCGGCGTTGGTCGCGGGCCAGCGACCAACGCGGGACCACAGTGCTTGGAAGGAGCGTCCGGTGTCGCTGGACACGCAGTTGCTGGAGATCCTCGCGTGCCCGGACACGCATCACGCACCGCTGGAGTACGACGCCGCCGCCGAGACCCTGACCTGCACCGAGTGCGGGCGGATCTTCGAGGTGCGCGACGGTATCCCGGTGCTGCTGCTGGACGAGGCTCGCAACCCTGAGGGCGAGAAATGAGCGCTAGCGTGCGCGGCCGGCGCACTGTCGACGAAGCCCTGCTGGACGATCCGGCCGGGATGGCGGAAAACGACCCGGGCGGCATGCTGCGGGCCACCGCTTCCGCCGGTGCCCAGGTCCGCGAGTCGGCCGCCCTCGCCGCGGAGGCCAATCTCGCCGTGCTGAGCGACGAGGGCCGCCCCCGCGCCGTCGTGATCGCCGGCATCGGCACCGCCGGCCGCACCGGCGAGATCCTGGCGACGGTCGCCGGTCCACGCTGCCCCGTACCCGTGATCGCGCACCGCAGCGCCGGCGTGCCCGGCTGGGTCGGCGCCGCCGACGTGGTGATCGCGGTCAGCGCCTCCGGCCGCAGCCCCGAGGCGCTCGGCGCCGCCGAGGCCGCCTCCCGCCGGGGTGCCCGCCTGGTCGCCGTCGGCGCGCCCGACTCGCTGTTGCAGTCGGTGGCCGAGAGCGCGCGGGCGCCGTTCATCCCGGTGCCGCGGCGCGCGCCCGCCCGCGCGAGCCTGTGGGCACTGACCGTCCCGGTGCTGCTCGCCGCCCGTAGCTTCGGGCTGGTCAAGGTCAACGAGGCGGACCTGGCCGAGACCGCGGCCCGGCTCGACGCGGACGCCGACCGCTGCCGCCCGACGGCCGAGTCGTTCGTCAACCCCGCCAAGTCGCTCGCGCTCGGCCTTGCCGGCTCGGTGCCGATCGTGTGGGGCTCCTCGCCGCTGGCCGCCGTGGCCGCCCGGCGCTTCGCCGACACGATCTCGGCGAACGCCCGCTACCCCGTGGTCGCCGGCGCGCTCGGCGAGGCCGGCCGAGGCCGCGTGGGCCTGCTGGACGGCGTCTTCGGCGGGCTCGTCGAGTCGTCCCGCGACATCTTCGCCGACCCGGAGGAGGAGCAGGACGCGACCCGCCTGCGGGTCGTGCTGCTCCGCGACGGCGGCCTCGCCAACGAGGAGGAGGCCGACGAGCCGGTCGCGGTCGAAGAGAGGCGGGCCGACGCGATTCAGACGCTGGCCGAGCGCCGCGGCGTCCGCTGCGACGTGGTCACGGCCGAGGGTGGCTCCCCGCTGGAGCGGCTCGCCTCGCTGGTGGCCGTCCCCGACTTCGCCTCGATCTACCTCGCTCTCGCGCACGGCCTCGACCCCATGGCCGTGCCGGCCGTCACCGAGATGAAGGAGCTGAGCAACCCATGAGCGAGCGAATCATCAGGCGCAGCGTTTTCTGTGCCTCATGTCCGCCCGCAGCGAAGCGAGGGCGGGCATGAGCACCTCCGGCGGCACCAGGGCGATCATCGCCGCGCTGCTGGCCAACCTGGGCATCGCGGTCACCAAGTTCATCGCGTGGCTGCTGACCCAGTCGTCGTCGATGCTGGCCGAGTCGATCCACTCCGTGGCCGACTCCGGCAACCAGGCGCTGCTCCTGCTCGGCGGACGCCGGGCAAAGCGCGAGGCCACCCCGCAGCACCCCTTCGGCTTCGGCCGCGAGCGCTACATCTACGCGTTCATCGTGTCGATCGTGCTCTTCAGCCTCGGTGGCTGCTTCGCGCTGTACGAGGCGTACCACAAGTGGGGCCACCGCGACGAGGGCATCGACAGCTGGCAGTGGGTGCCGATCGTCGTGCTCTCGGCGGCCATCATCATGGAGTCGTTCTCGTTCCGTACGGCGATCGTCGAGTCCAACCACGTGCGTGGCAAGGCGTCCTGGGTGCACTTCGTGCGCCGCGCGCGGGCGCCTGAGCTGCCCGTGGTGCTGCTGGAAGACCTCGGCGCGCTGGTCGGCCTGATCTTCGCGCTCATCGGCGTCTCGATGACGCTGATCACCGGTGACGGCACCTGGGACGCGCTCGGCACCGCCGCGATCGGCATCCTGCTCGTCACCATCGCGATCGTGCTGGCTCTGGAGACCAAGAGCCTGCTCCTCGGCGAGGCCGCCACGCCGGAAGACCTAGCCAAGATCGAGGCGGCGATCGTCGCGGGCCGCGAGGTCGAGCGGATCATCCACATGAAGACCCTGCACCTCGGCCCGGAGGAGCTGCTCGTCGCGGCGAAGATCGCGGTGCGCGAGCACGAGACGGCGGAGGACATCGCCCGGCACATCAACTCCACCGAGGCCCGCATCCGCGAAGCCGTACCGATCGCCCGGGTGATCTACCTGGAGCCGGACATCTACCACGTCCCGGCAGAGCCGGCACCCGTCGCGAGCTGACCGTGCGGCTCCTCACCGGCCGCATCCGGCCGTACGCCTGGGGCTCGCGGACCGCGATCGCGCGGCTCCAGGGGCGGCCGGTGCCGAGTGAGGGGCCGGAGGCCGAGCTGTGGCTGGGCGCCCACCCGGGCGACCCGGCCACGGTCGACGGGACGAGCCTGACCGACCTGATCGCCGCCGAGCCCGAGCGGGTGCTCGGCGGCGCGGTCGTGGCGCGCTTCGGGCCGCGCCTGCCGTACCTGATGAAGCTGCTCGCCGCGGCCGCGCCGCTGTCGCTGCAGGCGCACCCGGACGCGGAGCAGGCCCGCGAGCGGTTCGCGGCCGGACACCCCAGCTACGTCGACGCGTACCACAAGCCCGAGATGCTCGTGGCGGTGTCGGATTTCGAGGCGCTGTGCGGGTTTCGTGACCCCGCGGCGTCCGCGGCCGAGCTGTCCACTCTGGACGCGCCCGCGCTCAAGCCGGTCCTTGCCGCACTCGCCGCCGGCGACCTGCGCGCCGCGATGGCCGACCTGATCGCATTGCCCTCCGCCGTGGTCGCGGAGGCCGCGGCGGCGCCCGACGCGCCCGACCTGGTCCGCCGGCTCGCCGCCGCCTATCCCGGCGATCCGGGGGTACTGGTGGCGCTGCTGCTCAACCACGTCACGCTCGCGCCCGGCGAGGCGATCTGGATGCCGGCCGGCAACCTGCACGCGTACCTCGAGGGGACCGGTGTGGAGATCATGGCGGCCAGCGACAACGTGTTGCGCGGCGGCCTCACGCCCAAGCACGTCGACGTCGCGGAGCTCCTGCGGGTGCTGCGCTTCGAGGTGCTGGCCGACCCGGTGGTACCCGCCGAGCCCGTGAGCCCGGGGATCGTCACGTGGCGCACGCCTGCGGCCGAGTTCACGCTGCACCGGGTGCGCCCGTCAGCCGGCGCCGTGGAGCTGGCGGTGACGGGGCCGCGGGTGGTGCTCTGCCTGGCGGGCGAGCTGGCCGTCGACGACGGCGCCGGCGCGGTGGAGCTGGCGACCGGACAGGCGGCGTTCGCGGCGGCCGGCTCCGGCGCGCTCACAATCTTTGGCGCCGGAGAGGCGTACGTCGCGTCGGTTCCGGCGTAGGTTCGACCTTGTAGCCCTCTGTGGGCCTGGCTTTTGTGGGCGGTTTCGGCCCCAAGCTGGGCGTTTGCGCCATCAGCACAGACGCACAGATCAAGAAATTTCCTGATTCACTTGACACCGCCATAGCGCAATGTAACGTTGGGACCACGCAGCGTTATCGCGACGAAGGTCCGAGTCACGCGCGGGGAACCAAACCGGGGGGATGCGCGGGGCGGTGGGAGTTGAGCGGAAAGCCCGCTCATGACCCGCCGCCCCGCGCGCTATTTGTGTGCCCGGTGCCGGTACCCGGGTCAAACGGCGGGCGGTCCGAGGCTTCTAGATGCCTTCGAGAGCGCCCGCGTATGGTGTGGGGTCGTTGCAACGAACGCGTTCGACAGGAGCTTTCATGACCAGCACTCTGCCGGCGCCGGACGCGTCGGCCTCGGCCCGCCCACGCACCGTCGCCGAAGGCGACTTCAAGGTTGCGGACCTGTCGTTGGCCGGGTTCGGTCGCAAGGAGATCCAGCTCGCGGAGCACGAGATGCCCGGGCTGATGGCGCTGCGGCGGGAGTACGCCGACGCCCAGCCCCTCGCGGGTGCCCGCATCACCGGCTCGCTGCACATGACGATCCAGACCGCGGTGCTCATCGAGACGCTGGTGGCGCTGGGTGCGGAGGTCCGCTGGGCCTCCTGCAACATCTTCTCCACCCAGGACCACGCCGCCGCGGCGATCGTCGTCGGACCCGACGGCACGCCCGACGCGCCTTCCGGCGTCCCGGTGTACGCGTGGAAGGGCGAGACCCTCGCCGAGTACTGGTGGTGCACCGAGCAGGTGCTGCTGTGGCCGGACGGCCAGGGTCCCAACATGATCCTGGACGACGGTGGTGACGCCACGCTGCTGGTGCACAAGGGCGCGGAGTTCGAGCAGGCCGGCGCGGTGCCGTCGCCGGAGACCGCGGACAGCGAGGAGTACGCGGTGATCCTCGGCGTGCTCCAGCGCTCGCTCACGGAGGACAACCGCCGCTGGAGCCGCGTCGCCGCCGGAATCAAGGGCGTGACCGAGGAGACCACCACCGGCGTTCACCGCCTGTACGAGATGCAGGCCGCCGGGAGCCTCCTCTTCCCGGCGATCAACGTCAACGACTCGGTGACCAAGAGCAAGTTCGACAACAAGTACGGCTGCCGCCACTCGCTCATCGACGGCATCAACCGCGCTACGGACGTGCTGATCGGCGGCAAGGTCGCGGTCGTCTGCGGGTACGGCGACGTGGGCAAGGGCTGCGCCGAGTCGCTGCGCGGCCAGGGCGCGCGGGTGATCGTGACCGAGATCGACCCGATCTGCGCGCTGCAGGCGGCGATGGACGGCTACCAGGTCGCGACGCTCGAAGACGTGGTGGAGACGGCCGACATCTTCATCACCGCGACCGGCTGCTTCGACGTGATCACCAACGAGCACATGGCGCGGATGAAGCACCAGGCGATCGTCGGCAACATCGGCCACTTCGACAACGAGATCGACATGGCCGGCCTCGCCAAGCGTGACGACGTCGAGCGGATCAACATCAAGCCGCAGGTCGACGAGTGGCGCTTCGCCGACGGCCACTCGATCATCGTGCTGTCCGAGGCCGCCTGCTGAACCTCGGCAACGCGACCGGCCACCCGTCGTTCGTGATGTCGAACTCGTTCTCCAACCAGACGATCGCGCAGATCGAGCTGTACTCGAAGACCGACCAGTACCCGATCGGCGTGTACACGCTGCCCAAGCACCTGGACGAGAAGGTTGCCCGCCTCCACCTCGACGCGCTCGGTGCCCGGCTGACCGAGCTGTCGAAGGAGCAGGCCTCGTACCTGGGCGTGCCGGTCGACGGCCCCTTCAAGTCGGACCACTACCGGTACTGAGCTTCTACTCGGCGTGCTGCCGGGTCGGCTGGATCTTCAGCCGGCCCGGTTGCTCTTTCGGGGCGGACCCAGGTCCACACGCAGTAGACGAGCCAGGTGACGGCCACGGCGGTGGCCAGGACACCGAGATGCAGGGCGTCGAGCAGCAGCACCACCGCGAGGACGGCCAGCCAGGGCAGGAGCACCTTCACGCCGGCAACGGTACTGGCAAGGGGCGTCCCGTGGACAAGGAGCGGCGGGCCGGTGTTTGCCGCCACCAGCCCGCCGTCCAGTCCCTGCGACCTCGATCAGAGCATGTGTTGGGCCTGCGGGCCCACAACCTGTACAAGTTCTGACTCGAGCAATCGGAGCCACCGCCGCTGCACGCTCTGGAGCGTCGTCACGATCGGGCGGCTCGGTGTCTCGTCGACCGGGATCAGCACCGCGTGGTCGCCGGGGAGAACCATCAGCCAGGCGACCACACGCCCGCCTGCGCCGTCCTCGTCGCGCCGGTAGAGGGCGAAGAGGCTCGGCTTTTCGTCAACGAACACCAAGCCGAGGCGCAACTGCCAGGGCAGCTCAGGAAGCTCGGGGACCAACGTCTGCTCGTCCAGCACGGCTGCCTCCCACGGTCTTGACCCCGACTTGGTGGCTGCGCGTCGACTCCGTTGTCGTCGTACATCCCAGGGTGCATGGTGCGGGTCACAGATGCAAGTGCATCTGATGCATGTTCGTTGCAACCTCGCTGCTCCACTTGCGTTACGGTATGCACGATGGCAGTGAAGCCAAGCCCGACCACCTTGCGGCGGCAGTTGGGCGCAGAGTTGCGTCGCCTGCGCGCCGATCGCACCGTGGCGGACGTGGCAGCTGAGCTCGGCTGGTCAGACTCCAAGCTGAGCCGCATCGAGACCGCCCACACGGGTGTCCGGCCAAAAGATCTGGACCGGCTGCTCGAGGCGTACGCCGTCGCTGAGGACGCCCGAGCACGAATCCGGGCGCTCGCGGGGCAGTCCCGGCAGCGAGCGTGGTGGGAGGCGTACGGTGACGTGCTGCCAAACGCCTACGAGACGTATATCGGCTTCGAAGCCGAAGCGGTCGGCATCTACAACTACGAGTGCCAGGTGGTGCCGGGGCTTCTGCAGACCGCCGAGTACGCCAGCGCGGTGATCCAGGCCGACGGCGTCTACGAGGACGACGAGGTCCACGGACAACGGGTCGCTGTCCGGATGGCGCGCCAAGCGGTCCTCACCCGTGATCCGCCACCGCAGCTGTCGGTCATCGTCGACGAAGCGGTGCTGCGCCGTCCAATCGGGGGTCCGGACGTCATGCGTCGCCAGCTGACGAGCCTTGTCGAGGCGAATGAGCGAAAGATGGTCACGGTGCAGGTGCTGCCTTTCGCGGCCGGTGCCCATCGCGCTCTGGCCGGAGCGTTCATCATTCTTGAATTCGCTCGCGACGGAGACTCTCCGCTGGTCTACAGCGAAGGCATGACCGGCGGCGTATTTCGCAGCCGGCCGGACGAGCTTCGAAACTATTGGATGAGTTTCGAGGCGCTACGGGCAGCCGCGCTCAACCCGAAGAAGTCGGTCGACTTCATCAGCGCGATTGTGCGCGGCGAAAATTGATTTAGAAGTTCACATTCCGAGAGAGGAAGTACCGGAGAATGCTGCCTGCGTTCAGTGGCGACGGGCTGCGCTGGTTCAAGAGCCGGCGAAGCTCGGGGAACGGTGCCTGCGTTGAGGTGGCCTACGTGGCGTCCGGCGGAATTGCCATGCGTGACTCCAAAGACCCTGAGGGCCCGATTCTTCAGTTCGAAGCCATGACGTGGCGGGACTTCGTCGGCTCCGTCCGAGCCGGCGAGTTCGACCGCTCAGCTTAGCGGCTACCACAGTTCGAGGTGGTCCTGACAAGACCACCTCGATCGTGTCCAGGATGCGCCGTGCAGCGATGAGTCCGGGGCGGGATGCGGCGCGAGTAGAAATCACTGAGTAGTCGAAGTGTGGGCGGCCGGTGCCTGCGCGAAGATGAGTCAATGTCGATGGCGGATAGGCGTCCGTGACTCGAAGAGTCGTAATGCTGTCGCCTTCTCATTCACAAATGCTTCGTGGCGAAGCTTCATCGCTGGTCTTCCGACGCGTGGGCGCCACACGCAATGATCTTGATTGAGTCCAAAGTGCCTGGTCGGGCGGTGCGCGTCACATGGTGCTGGCTTGACTTGGGGTGGCGAGACGAGGGAAGGTGTGGCTGCCCTAAGTTAGGGGCGCCTAAGGATCCGGAGTTACGCCATGGGCGACAACCCCCTGTTCGCGACGTACCTGATCGGCCTCC is part of the Phytohabitans houttuyneae genome and harbors:
- a CDS encoding aldehyde dehydrogenase family protein; the encoded protein is ARAAALDHVSRRLAERADEVAQLITAENGKPLKWARAEVGRGVSTFRWAAEEARRFAGELQRLDTDPAAAGRVAVVRRFARGPVLGISPFNFPLNLVAHKVAPALAVGAPIILKPAPATPLTALLLGSLLAETDLPAGMFSVLPVPNDRAGALVEDPRLPVVSFTGSGPVGYAIRDRVPYKHVTLELGGNAAALVCGDWSSIEDLDWAAQRVALFSNYQAGQSCIAVQRVFVHEYLEDAFVPRLVAAVEALKTGDPSDESVDVGPMINEDAAKRVEAWVDEAVAAGATLAAGGRRDGATFPPTVLTGVPAGAKVVTEEVFGPVLAVARVTDDAAGFAAINDSAFGLQAGIFTHNLQTAFTAHRTLEVGGVIIGDVPSFRADQMPYGGLKGSGVGREGLRSAMDDYTEPRVMVLTGVDL
- a CDS encoding SIS domain-containing protein: MSASVRGRRTVDEALLDDPAGMAENDPGGMLRATASAGAQVRESAALAAEANLAVLSDEGRPRAVVIAGIGTAGRTGEILATVAGPRCPVPVIAHRSAGVPGWVGAADVVIAVSASGRSPEALGAAEAASRRGARLVAVGAPDSLLQSVAESARAPFIPVPRRAPARASLWALTVPVLLAARSFGLVKVNEADLAETAARLDADADRCRPTAESFVNPAKSLALGLAGSVPIVWGSSPLAAVAARRFADTISANARYPVVAGALGEAGRGRVGLLDGVFGGLVESSRDIFADPEEEQDATRLRVVLLRDGGLANEEEADEPVAVEERRADAIQTLAERRGVRCDVVTAEGGSPLERLASLVAVPDFASIYLALAHGLDPMAVPAVTEMKELSNP
- a CDS encoding DUF397 domain-containing protein, which codes for MWAAGACAKMSQCRWRIGVRDSKSRNAVAFSFTNASWRSFIAGLPTRGRHTQ
- a CDS encoding HAD-IIB family hydrolase; protein product: MAFDLDDTLAVSKSQIDDRMAKLLAQLLAQVDVCVISGGRFEQFDTQVLRHLDLDTGVRERLHLMPTCGTRYYRWIDGDWGLVYAEDLTEEAKDRIVSVLVEGAKALGIWEPEPWGEIIEDRGSQVTFSALGQRAPVDAKYSWDPDGAKKAALRDYAAARLPDLEVRSGGSTSVDVTKKGVDKAYGMGRLMQHLELSTDEVLFVGDRLDEGGNDYPVKAMGIRCVAVTRWQDTAEYVERLLTTLPAALPGDV
- the pgm gene encoding phosphoglucomutase (alpha-D-glucose-1,6-bisphosphate-dependent), whose protein sequence is MSDTARLHPRAGSVAEPGDLVDVPHLVSAYYTGKPDVSEAGQRVAFGTSGHRGSSLKLAFNEDHVVAMSQAICEYRAEHGIDGPLYLARDTHALSEPAMLSALEVFAANGVRVRLDSRDGYTPTPAVSHAILTYNRGRTSGLADGVVVTPSHNPPADGGFKYNPPSGGPAGTDVTKVIEDRANALLESGLKEVRRVTVARARAAGTTEGYDFCGTYVADLPSVVDLDAIRAAGVRIGADPLGGASVAYWDEIASRHDLDLTVVNPLVDPTWRFMTLDWDGKIRMDCSSPYAMASLIEQRTAYQVATGNDADADRHGIVTPDGGLMNPNHYLAVAIDYLYRNRPEWAADASVGKTLVSSSMIDRVAADLGRRLMEVPVGFKWFVDGLVDGSVGFGGEESAGASFLRRDGSVWTTDKDGIILCLLASEIIAVTGRSPSERYAELTERFGAPAYARIDAPASREEKAVLSKLSADQVTASDLAGDPITAVLSHAPGNNAAIGGVKIVTESGWLAARPSGTEDVYKLYAESFKGDDHLAQLQEEGQALVSSALKS
- a CDS encoding cation diffusion facilitator family transporter — protein: MSTSGGTRAIIAALLANLGIAVTKFIAWLLTQSSSMLAESIHSVADSGNQALLLLGGRRAKREATPQHPFGFGRERYIYAFIVSIVLFSLGGCFALYEAYHKWGHRDEGIDSWQWVPIVVLSAAIIMESFSFRTAIVESNHVRGKASWVHFVRRARAPELPVVLLEDLGALVGLIFALIGVSMTLITGDGTWDALGTAAIGILLVTIAIVLALETKSLLLGEAATPEDLAKIEAAIVAGREVERIIHMKTLHLGPEELLVAAKIAVREHETAEDIARHINSTEARIREAVPIARVIYLEPDIYHVPAEPAPVAS
- a CDS encoding helix-turn-helix domain-containing protein — its product is MAVKPSPTTLRRQLGAELRRLRADRTVADVAAELGWSDSKLSRIETAHTGVRPKDLDRLLEAYAVAEDARARIRALAGQSRQRAWWEAYGDVLPNAYETYIGFEAEAVGIYNYECQVVPGLLQTAEYASAVIQADGVYEDDEVHGQRVAVRMARQAVLTRDPPPQLSVIVDEAVLRRPIGGPDVMRRQLTSLVEANERKMVTVQVLPFAAGAHRALAGAFIILEFARDGDSPLVYSEGMTGGVFRSRPDELRNYWMSFEALRAAALNPKKSVDFISAIVRGEN
- the manA gene encoding mannose-6-phosphate isomerase, class I, which gives rise to MRLLTGRIRPYAWGSRTAIARLQGRPVPSEGPEAELWLGAHPGDPATVDGTSLTDLIAAEPERVLGGAVVARFGPRLPYLMKLLAAAAPLSLQAHPDAEQARERFAAGHPSYVDAYHKPEMLVAVSDFEALCGFRDPAASAAELSTLDAPALKPVLAALAAGDLRAAMADLIALPSAVVAEAAAAPDAPDLVRRLAAAYPGDPGVLVALLLNHVTLAPGEAIWMPAGNLHAYLEGTGVEIMAASDNVLRGGLTPKHVDVAELLRVLRFEVLADPVVPAEPVSPGIVTWRTPAAEFTLHRVRPSAGAVELAVTGPRVVLCLAGELAVDDGAGAVELATGQAAFAAAGSGALTIFGAGEAYVASVPA
- a CDS encoding DUF397 domain-containing protein, which translates into the protein MLPAFSGDGLRWFKSRRSSGNGACVEVAYVASGGIAMRDSKDPEGPILQFEAMTWRDFVGSVRAGEFDRSA
- a CDS encoding Trm112 family protein encodes the protein MSLDTQLLEILACPDTHHAPLEYDAAAETLTCTECGRIFEVRDGIPVLLLDEARNPEGEK